GATCTTTCGGCCCAGGCTCTTTGCCTTCCAATTCCACCGGGACCTGTACCAGGCCGTAATCACGCGCAAAATATCCCCATGACGGATGATAGGTCAAAAAGTGTTTTCCCTGCGCGCCCTTCAGAATCCCCTTGATCTCAGTATCTACGGCATCAATCTTCGCCATGAGTCGGCCATAATTCTTCTGGTACACTGGAGAACCTTCCGCATCGGCCTGAATCAACGCTGACAAAATATTGGCGGCCAGCTCCCGAGCCATTCTTGGAGAGTTCCATACATGAGGGTCCATAATTCCATGACTGTGCTCAACAGCATGCGGCTCCTCTCCCTCACTCTCGTGATGGTGAGAAATCATGGGCAGCATGTGCATGCCTGCAGTCGAATCGACCACAATCATGTCAGGATTGGCACTTTTCATTCGAGGAAGCCATGCCCGCTCAAAGGGAACACCAATAGCTATATACAGTTTCGACTTGGTTAAAGAGACCATCTGGCGAGGTTTCGGTTCATAGGTAGCCGGGCTGGCTCCCGGTGCGACCATGACTTCGACCTGCACGCGGTCACCGCCGATGTATTCAGAAAAGTACTTAAGAGGAGCGATTGAAACAGTCACGCTCATTGCCTGCGCGGGAATCGCAAACAAAACCATCAATACAATCGCAGCGAAAAACTTCATTTTATTCATGGGCGTAAGACCTCCACCTGATCAAGGACAGCTTCAAGTCCGAAATTATATTTTTCTAAAGTTGGATTGAGATATTTTGAAAACTTCGTAAAATCGATTTTTCGCCAATCACTGGCATCGAACGCGCTGTGATAACTATAAATATTTGTTCTGGTCAAACTGAAAAATCGAGAGAGGCTGCTGCGGGGAACCTCCACGCCATGCATGGCGTCATACAGCATCACAAGAGCCCATCCACCGTCCATGAAATGCCCACCGACCGAGACCGTGAACTCTCCCTCTTTTACCAGTTCCAAGGCGCGGGCAGTCCAATCCACTCCGCCAATCAGGACATCCGTACCGGGACGTTTTCCTAATTCATTCAGGCTTTCCAACACGCCTTCCGCCATTGCATCACTGGCCGACCAGACAACGGCAGTGTCAGGATATCGCTGCATCAACCGTTTGCTCAACTCTTTTGCCCTGTCCTGCTTCCAATCTGCGTGAACAACCTGACGCAATCGAGTATTGGAAAACTCGGCCACGGCTTCCTGTAACCCTTTTTCCCGAAGGATGGATGCAGGAGAGGCCTCATGTCCGCTTACGGCTATGACATTGACCATGCCGTCGCCATCAACCAATCCATCCTGAACGGCCACCTGAATCAGCTTTTTTGCCAGAACATATCCTGCCTGCGTGTCATTAGGCAGATATTCAAAAAGCCACCGAGTATACTTTTCACCGGGTCTGCCCACATTCTTCTGATCTTCTTCCAGAAAACCCTGATTGATGAAGACGGTTTCGACCCCGGCAGCTTCGGCACGGGCCAAAAAGGATTCCCCACCACCCCGGGCATTCATACCGAGAACATACCGGGGGAGCTTTTTCCGAGAAAAAAGTTTTTCCACGTTTTCATCTATAAGGACATGGTTCCTATTCCCATAATAAACATCCAGTTCGAAACCGAGATCCTCAGCGGCAGCCTGCATAAAATCAGTCATCGGTTGAAAAAAGACATCCCCAGGCGCTCCGGGATTCAAAAACACAACTGGCACTCCCCCAGAGGCGCTGGGAGAGGAAACCAACCCCAAAATAAATATTACGCTCCACACAGCCCGTGCCATATGCTTCATTTTCATCCTCCCGTTGTCTGCAAAGCTACCATACCGACAACCACCTCCGCTATGACTACCTGATCAGCAGCAACTTCCCGGATGCATTGTGCAGTTTTTTTGGATATAGACTGTTGATGGATACGCAAACAATTCTCTTTGCATTCGGCTTGACTATCTTTGCTGGCCTCTCCACCGGCATCGGCTCGGCCATAGCCTTTTTCGCTCGGCAGACCAACACGAAATTCCTCTCCCTTGCCCTCGGGTTTTCTGCCGGAGTCATGATCTATGTCTCGTTCGTTGAGATCCTGGTCAAAGCAAAGGACGCACTCACGTCTGAACTCGGTGGAGTCATGGCAGCCTGGATTACGGCCCTGTCCTTTTTCGGAGGCATTGCCTTTATCGCCATCATCGACAAGCTTGTACCCAGTTATGAAAACCCACATGAAATGCACTCAATTGAAGAAATGGAGCAAGGTAAAGAGAACTTGCCAAAGAACGAAGCTCACAACTTCGACAAACTCAAGCGAACCGGCATGTTCGCGGCAATTGCCATTGCCATCCACAATTTCCCCGAAGGTCTCGCGACCTTCACTGCGGCCCTGACAGACCCGGCCCTGGGCACGGCCATTGCCGTGGCTATCGCCATCCACAACATCCCCGAAGGGATAGCCGTATCCATCCCGCTTTATTACGCGACCGGCGACCGGAAAAAGGCCTTTTTCTACTCCTTTCTGTCCGGCCTGTCCGAACCTGTGGGCGCGCTTATCGGCTACCTCATCCTAATGCCCTTCTTCTCTCCCACGCTTTTCGGTGTCCTGTTTGCCGGGGTGGCCGGAATCATGGTGTTCATTTCCTTTGATGAGCTGCTGCCAGCTGCCGAGGAATTCGGTGAACACCATCTCTCGATATACGGACTCATAGCCGGTATGGCTGTCATGGCCCTTTCGTTACTGCTCTTCCTTTAAGTCGGCTATCGAGAACACCTCTTCCGCCGAACATCTGCGCCACTCTCGAAAGAGTTACTACTAAAAAAAGCACTTTCTTAAAAAAAATTCACCCAACTACCGATTCTCCAAAAAATTACATACGGAGGTCAGTTATCATTAACCATTCCAAAGCACGCCAAAGCAAATAGGACATCCAGCAACCTTCTCCATGCACTTTTAAGGGCCGGGAGCCCTTGGAATCCGGGGGTTGCCATCTTCCATCGACATATGTATGGGTAAGCCCCTGCTGTCCGGATCGGACAGACGACATATATTTAAGGAGTGCATCATGGCATCCAACGTTGACGAAATCACCATCAATTATTCCGAAGACAACCAGCTCATTGTAAAAGAACTGGACAAAGTCATCCTCTCCAAGGGCGCATGGACAACCATTGTCTTCCGCTATCAGGAACTCAATCGCGCCAAGGGCGAATACGGCCCGGAAAAGTTCACCATCCGCCGTTATCAGAAAGTAGACGGCACATACCGCCCCAAGTCCAAATTCAACATTTCCAGCCAGGCACAGGCTCAAAAAATCGTTGACGCTCTGGGCAGCTGGATTTCTTAAATACCATGTACCTTGGTGCTCACATGTCCATTGCCGGAGGCCTGCACATGGCCTTCGAACGCATCGGCATGGTCAGCGGCACAGCTTTGCAGATATTTACCCGTAACCAGCGACAATGGGCTGTTCCACCGCTGACCGGGTATGACATCGAGCTTTTTTCGGTGGCGTGGGAGCAATGGGGCGACTATCCCATTGCAGCGCATGATTCCTACCTCATCAATCTCGCGTCCAGCAAACCGGAACAGGTCGACCGCTCCATTATAGCGTTCGCCGAAGAACTCCGGCGCATTGAGGCGTTGTCCATATCCTGGCTGGTGACCCACCCCGGTTCACATCTGGGCGACGGCGTTGATGCAGGCATTGAACGCTACGCAGCCAATCTGGATATCGCTATCGAGCAATCCGGCACGCAGACAGCCATCATCCTGCTCGAAACTACCGCAGGCCAGGGCACCAACCTCGGTTCCACATTCGAAGAACTGGCCGGCATCATAGAACGCTCCAAATATCCCGACCGCCTCGGCGTGTGCTACGATACCTGCCACACCTTTGCCGCCGGGTATGACATCCGCACGCCAGAGACCTACGCAGCCACTTTTGCGGCCTTCGATCGCATTGTCGGACTGGACCGACTCAAATTCTTTCACCTGAACGACACCAAGAACGAATTCAATTCGCACAAGGACCGTCACGAACATATAGGTGAAGGAGAAATCGGACTGGACGGCTTCCGCAATCTCATGCAGGACCAACGCATGGCTGATATTCCGAAGACGCTTGAAACGCCAAAGGACAAGGATTTGCAGGATGATGTCCGCAACTTGCACACCTTGCGCCAGCTTGCGTTAAAGACATAGGCTCCTGCATGCCTCAACTTGACGCCATAATATTCGACTTCGACGGCACTCTGGCTGATGTCCCACTGGACTTTGACTGGATGAAAACCAAGATCGCCGCGCTGGGCGAGGTCTTCATGGACGAACGCCCTGTTCCGAACTCCAAACCCGCGCTTGAATGGCTGGAGGAACTGGCCTGTCAGGTCATGAAACGCGACCGGGCTGAGGGCATGGAATTTCTGTCTCGTGGACGACTCGTTATTGCAGCCATGGAACTGGACGCGGCCAGAGACGGCGCTTTGTTCGACTTTACCAGACCAATGCTCACGACCTTGAAAGAACACGGCGTGGCCGCAGGCGTCATCACCCGAAACATTTCTCCGGCAGTCAAGACGGTATTTCCGGATATCGAAGACTATACCCGCGTATTCATTCCCCGTGAAGACGCCCCCAAGCTCAAGCCTGACCCGGCACACCTGTATCAAGCCCTCACCGCCATCGGCGCTGATCCGAAAAATTCTCTTATGGTCGGCGATCATCCCATGGATGTGGAAACGGGTCGTCGTGCCGGAACACTCTGTGCGGCAGTCACCAGCGGCAACTCCGAGGCTGAAGCCTTTGCCGACTTGGCGCCGGATTTCATCTGCACCAACGTTGCCGCCCTCCTGGACAGGCTTGTGACAGCCCGACTCATTTAACCCGCCCCCCCCTCTCCGAATGAAGGCAAGAAGTCTTCAACTTTCCTGAAAATATAATGTTATTGAAGTGTGTTTCCATATAATACTCGTAGAAATCCCAACCGATACAGATTGGATTTCACGCATTATTCAAGGAGAACCCATGCATTTCAAAGACTGGAGCCTCAAACTCAAAATTCTGCTGCCAACATTCATCGTTGTCCTTATCGTAATGACTGCCAGCACAGTCATCTTGACCATCAAGGCACAGGACATGGCTGTCGAACAGGCCACAGAAAATGCGCAGAGACTCGCATACGGTCACAGCCTTGAAGTGGGAGAAACCATGGATTTGGCGATGACAGCCACACGAACCATGGCAGCAGCCTATGAACAGGGAGCCAACTACTCCCCCATTCCTGATCGCGAATATCTTGATGCCTTTGTTATTGATGTCCTTGAGCGACATGATGAACTCGCCGGAGCATGGTGTACGTTCCCTCCCGGCAATTTTGATGACCGTGAGGATGAATACCGGGACACCTATAATGGTGCTTATCGCACATGGTATCACCGTGACGGAGGAACCATCGCTTCCAGCTTTGCCGGTGCCGGCAATTTCGAAACCGAAGAGTGGTTTGCCAAACCCATGTCCGGCTCCATTGAAACCATTACCGAGCCGTATCCGTGGGAAGCTGGTGGCAAGAAATTCTGGCTCGCCTCAACAGGTCATCCCATCAAGAGAAACGGTAAGAATATCGGCATTGTCGGTGTTGATTTCTACCTCAACGACCTGCAAAAAGTCGTCAATGAAATCAAACCATTCGGGACAGGATACGCCTTTCTCATGACCAACAAAGGCACTATCGTTGCCCACCCCGACACAGATAAAATGGGCAAAAATGTCAGTGAACTGATAGATGCGACCAATGCAAACAACGTGGTCGAGGCTGCCAGATCCGGCAAGCAGCTCGCTTATGAAACCGTGAATTCCCAAGGGGACTGGTATGTCACCCTTGCGCCCATCTCCGTAGGCCGTACTGGTGAGCCATGGAGTCTGGCTGTCGTGATCCCCATGGACAAGGTACTCGAACAGGCTGACTCCTTTGCCTACACTTCCATCATCATGGCTGTCATTGCCGTGTCTATTCTCTTCGTAGTTCTTCTGTTCATCGCCAACATCATTACCAAACCTATTCTCAAAGGCATCTCTTTGGCAAAGAGCCTGTCCGAAGGCGACCTGACCAAGGACATTGATGTCGATCAGAAAGACGAAATCGGCACATTGGCCGATGCCTTGCGGACCATGACGGCCCAACTCAGAAACGTTATCGGCAACGTCAGCTCTGCCACGGAAAACGTGGCGTCCGGCAGCGAAGAACTGGCCGCATCCTCCCAGAGCATGGCCGAAGGTGCGTCTGAGCAGGCTGCCAGCGTGGAAGAGGTTTCTTCCTCCATGGAAGAGATGGCATCCAACATCCAGGGCACTGCAGAAAATGCCAGCAAGACTGAAAAAATCGCGACAAAGGCGGCACTGAATGCCGAAGAAAGCGGCAAGGCTGTTTCACAGGCCATGAACGCCATGACTGATATTGCAGAAAAGATCTCGGTCATCGAAGATATCGCCCGCCAAACCAACCTGCTGGCCCTGAACGCAGCTATCGAAGCGGCTCGCGCAGGAGAACATGGAAAGGGCTTTGCCGTTGTTGCTGCCGAGGTACGCAAGCTTGCGGAACGTAGCGGACTGGCAGCATCCGAGATCAGCGAACTCTCTTCCTCCACTGTCCATGTGGCCAAAGAGGCGGGTAGCAAACTCGACCAGTTGGTCCCGGATATTCAAGAAACAGCACAACTCATTCAGGAAATCACCTCGGCTTCCAATGAGCAAAGCGCCGGTGTCGAACAAATAAACGCTGCCATTCAACAACTGGACAATATCATTCAACAAAACGCATCCTCATCCGAGGAAATCGCGTCCACATCTGAAAGCCTAGCCAGCGAAAGTTCGCAACTACAGCAGGCTATCAGTTTCTTCAACCTCGGGGCATCCGGTCACGACAGCCACCACCGTGCTCCAGCGAAACGCAAGCCGCAACGGCAACTGCCCTCTACACCGACCAAACCGACATCCAGCGGGATGGACCTCGACATGGGCGATGAAGGCTTCGAACGTTTCTAACCCCAAACAGCAAAAGGCGGGAGCTTGATATCAAGCTCCCGCCTTTTTTCATGCGCTGTAATTCCTAAAGATTTATCAACTCATATTCCCGAGAACCAAGTCCGATCTCTTCCGCATAGTCCAGACCGAATGATTCCGGCACATGCTGGTGGATGGCCAGGAATTTGTTCTGCCCCGGAATGACCCCGAAGGGTAACTGACTGGGATACAGCGGCTGGGCCTCATTCACCAGATCCATGGAGGCCTGGTCCACGGCCACTGGGTCAAAGCTCGCCATCACACCTATATCCGGGCAGATAGGTGCGTCGGTGAAGCCGACACAGTCACAATCGGGCACCACGTCCATGACAAAATTGACATGCAGGCACGGAGTCTCCTTGGTTGCAAGCACGCCCTTGGCATACTCCATCATCCGCTCCAGGAATTCCTGCACACCCATTTTCCAGTCCACTTTGAGTCCTTCATGACGACAGGCCACGAAGCACCCGCCACAGCCTACACATTTCTCTGCGTTAAGCGCGATCTTTCCCGTGTCCGAGGCAATATACAGCGCGCCCGGTTTGCACACCTTGGTACACGCTTCACACGCGGTACACGCTTCCGGATCAATGATCGGGCCAGTTGAAAAATGCTGTTGCATCTTGCCCATCTTGCTGGCTGACCCCATCCCGATGTTCTTGAGTGCCCCGCCATAACCTGCCATCTCGTGGCCCTTGAAATGATTGAGCGAGACAAAGAAGTCCGCTTCGGCGATGCTGCCCGCGATATACGCGTCTTCAATGTGTTTGCCACCCACAGGAACAGCCACCTCATATTCGCCTCGCAGCCCGTCCGCGATGATCACGGGCGCGTCAAGCACGAGAGGGTCCCAACCGTGTCGGGCCGCACACATGGCATGAGAAACAGCCTCACCGCGCTGTCCCACATACAATGTCGAGGCATCCGTCAGAAACGGCTTTCCTCCCGCTTCAAGAACAAAATCCAGAATCGGCTTAATCCATAACGGACGCAGGAAGCCGGTGGTGCCCTGCTCGCCAAAGTGCAGTTTAATCGCTGTCAGATCACCTTCCTTGATATGCTGACCACCTTTGGCCGCCTTGAGCAGGCTGCGCATGCGTTTGTCGAAAGGAGCCTTGACCGATGCCCGCAGATTCCAGAAAAATACTTTTGATGCCATACGTCTTTCCTTCAATTTCAGGTTCGAACCCGTACCATATCACCAAGGCACGGGAGATAAAAGGCTCCCGATGATCGCCTTCGGCGAGGTCGTCGCTCTCAACGGGTTCTTCTTGCAATTCAAAAAGAGGAACACCATGTTGATACACATGATGTCCCTCTTCAATTATTCTTTCAAAGCATCCCTTCTCCAAGAAAAGGTCCGCCTCCCCGATCCGGGGTGGAAGAATGGTGCAGTTGCACCGCTCTACAGCACAGGCAAATACTTATCCAGTTCGTATTCGGTAACCTGCGTGCTGTACTCGTTCCATTCTGCGATCTTGTTTTCGACCAGTGCCGTATGCAGATGTTCACCGAGCACTTCTTTCATGAAGGTGGATTTTTGCAAGTTGATGGCGGCTTCATACAATGAACCGGGCAGCGACTTGATCTTGTTCCGCTTGAGCTGACGGTCATCCATGGAGAAGATATCCTCTTCAACTGGTGCGGCCAGCTCGTAGCCCTCTTCCATGCCCCTGAGTCCGGCTGCAAGCTGAACGGCAAAACAGAGGTAGGGGTTGGCGGCCGGGTCCGGGCAACGCAACTCCATCCGGGTGGCGTTCTCCTTGCCGGGTTTATACATGGGCACACGTACCAGAGCCGAACGGTTACGCCGAGCCCAGGCAATATACACCGGGGCTTCGTAACCGGGCACCAAACGTTTGTAGGAATTGACCCACTGGTTGGTCACAGCAACGAATTCCGGAGCATGCTTGAGGATACCCGCGATATACGACTTGCCTTCAGCAGAGAGATGATACTCATCGTTGGCATCGTAGAACACGTTGCGGCCGTTCTTGAACAAGGACTGGTGAACGTGCATGCCGGAGCCGTTTTCACCGAAGATCGGTTTGGGCATAAAGGTGGCATAACAACCGTGCTTGCGCGCGGTTTCCTTGACCACGACGCGATAGGTCATGGCGGTGTCGGCCATTTTCATTCCTTCGGCATAGCGCAGGTCTATCTCGTGCTGGGATGGTGCCACCTCGTGATGAGAATACTCTACCTGAATCCCCATGGCCTCGAGGGCGAAAATGATGTCACGACGGATGTTGTTGCCAAGATCAAGCGGCGGTGCGTCGAAATATCCGCCGGCATCAAGAACCTCGGTGTCCTGATCGTCAGCGAAAAGGAAGAATTCAAGTTCGGGACCGACATAGAAAGTATATCCCTTTTCCGCAGCCTGCCCCATGACTTTCTTGAGAACATAGCGGGAGTCCGCTTCGAATGGCGCACCGTCAGGGCTGACGACATCGCAGAACATGCGGGCAACAGGTCTGTCGGAAGGACGCCAGGAACAGATCTGGAACGTGGTCGGGTCCGGCATGGCGACCATGTCCGACTCGTCTATACGGCAAAAACCAAGGATGGAAGACCCATCAAAACCCATGCCTTCCTCAAAGGAGGCTTCAAGTTCGTTGGGGGTTACCTGAAAACTCTTCAATGTACCGAGAATATCCAAAAACCAGTACTGAATGAAACTGACGTCATAGTCCTTGACTGCCTTCATCACGTCGTCAGCATTTTTGCAATTGAAAACCGGGATGTTCATACTTGCCTCCAGTCTTTGGGTTGAACGCCATTATAATAATCATGCGTCATCTTCTTATACTATGGACCATATCACCTTACGGCGCAAAGCCCGACCCTTCAAGGCATGAACCTTATCAGTTGCCCACCATCAGAGACAATAGAAATATGTCCGCTCAGCGATGAGCACTCCGGAAAAACCTGCCCTGATTCTAAAAATAAATATTATTATCTCAAACATTATAATTGAAACCTTCAAGCGATGCCCCTAACAACCACATAATGGATAACGCCCTTAATTTTTCATACTAATCTAGTATGATATCAACAATCTCTAGGAGGATGACATGGGTTGGAAAGACTGCAAGCTATGCGTAAAATTCGGTCTTGGCTTTGGTGCCGTGCTCCTATTGCTTGTCAGCCTGGGATTGTGGTCGACATACGGTATTGAAGGAATTGTTGGCAATGCTGAAGAAGTCATTTCCGGCAACAAATTGCGCGGAAACTTTACACAAAAGGTGGTCGACCATCTGAAGTGGGCAGAAAAAGTCAACGAACTGTTGACCAATTCTGACATCCACACATTGAATGTGCAGACCGATCCCAAGGAGTGTGCTTTCGGCAAATGGTACTACAGCGACGCCAGAGTTGCTGCTGAAAGGCTGGTACCAGGCATCAAGCCGCTACTGGCTGAAATCGAAAAGCACCATAACGAACTCCACGTTTCAGCCATTGAAATCAGTCAAAAATATGCACCAGCCGACATTGAGCTTGGAGCCTTCCTCCGTGACAAAAAACTCGATCACCTTGTCTGGCTGGGCCAGATCAAAGACGCACTCATCGACCAGCAGGCAACGGAAACAGGTGTTCAGGCCGATCCTCATAAGTGCATGCTCGGCGTATGGCTCTATTCCCCCGACACCCAGAAAAAGATGCAGGCCGACCCGGATTTTGCGGCTGTGGTCAAGGGCATATATGAACCCCACGCATCCCTGCACGAATCCGTCACCGACATTGACGGCCTGCTTCAGGAGGGGAAGCGCTATGAAGCACAGTCCTGGTACCAAGAGGTGACCAACGACCTGGCCGACGAAACCCTGGCTGCTATTGATACGGTCATCGCCCTCAACGACAGCCGCCTGCAAGGTTATGAAGAGGCAAAAGCCATATACACCGCCAAGACCCTGCCCGCGCTTAATGTCGTGCAGGACATCCTCAACAAGAGCATGCTGGTCATCAGCAACAACATCATGACTGACGACGAAATGGTAACAGCCGCAAATGAAACGGAAATTGGCGTCATAATTTTTAGTGTTGTTTCCATACTTATCGGCATTCTGCTTGCGTGGATTATCGCCCGGGGCATTATCATTCCCCTGCAAAAGGGCATGGTTTTCGCCACAACCGTTTCCACCGGAGACCTGACAACCACGGTGGATCTAAACCAGAATGACGAGGTCGGCCAATTGGCCGAATCCCTGTCGAGGATGGCGGACAAGCTCAACGCCGTCGTAGGTGAAGTCAACCAGTCAACCGAGAGTGTCTCGGCCGGCAGTGAACAGCTTTCAGCATCGGCCCAATCGCTCTCACAGTCCGTGGTTGAGCAGGCGGCTTCCATCGAATCCATTTCAGCCTCCATTGAAGAAATGAGTTCCGGCATCCGCTCCAATACGGAAAGCGCACAACAAACAGAAGGCATTGCAGTCAAGGCATCCGACAAGGCGAAAGAAAGCGGTGCGGCGGTTGGAGAGGCTCTGGACGCCTTTAAATCCATCGCCGAACGCATCACCATCATTCAGGAAATAGCCCGTCAGACCAACCTGTTGGCGTTAAACGCGGCGATTGAAGCGGCACGCGCAGGAGAGCACGGCAAAGGCTTTGCCGTCGTCGCAGCCGAAGTCCGCAAACTGGCCGAACGCAGTGGCAAGGCCGCAGAAGAAATCAGCGGACTCTCGGAATCCTCCATGGGCGTGGCTGACAGAGCGAGCCAGATGCTGGAGGAATTGGTGCCCGAGATCGGCAGAACAGCCGAACTCGTTCAGGAAATAGCGTCAAGCTGTATGGAACAGGACAAGGGCATCACTGAAATCAGTTCTTCCGTGGGGCAACTCGATCAGGTCGTGCAGGGCAATGCGTCGGCCTCGGAGGAAATGGCATCCACATCGGAAGAGCTGGCTGCTCAGGCGGAGAACCTCGCTCAGGCTATGACCTTCTTCAAGACCCAGAGTACCAATGGAGGCAGGAAGAACACTCAAGTGATGGT
The genomic region above belongs to uncultured Pseudodesulfovibrio sp. and contains:
- a CDS encoding deoxyribonuclease IV, producing MYLGAHMSIAGGLHMAFERIGMVSGTALQIFTRNQRQWAVPPLTGYDIELFSVAWEQWGDYPIAAHDSYLINLASSKPEQVDRSIIAFAEELRRIEALSISWLVTHPGSHLGDGVDAGIERYAANLDIAIEQSGTQTAIILLETTAGQGTNLGSTFEELAGIIERSKYPDRLGVCYDTCHTFAAGYDIRTPETYAATFAAFDRIVGLDRLKFFHLNDTKNEFNSHKDRHEHIGEGEIGLDGFRNLMQDQRMADIPKTLETPKDKDLQDDVRNLHTLRQLALKT
- a CDS encoding glutamine synthetase family protein, whose translation is MNIPVFNCKNADDVMKAVKDYDVSFIQYWFLDILGTLKSFQVTPNELEASFEEGMGFDGSSILGFCRIDESDMVAMPDPTTFQICSWRPSDRPVARMFCDVVSPDGAPFEADSRYVLKKVMGQAAEKGYTFYVGPELEFFLFADDQDTEVLDAGGYFDAPPLDLGNNIRRDIIFALEAMGIQVEYSHHEVAPSQHEIDLRYAEGMKMADTAMTYRVVVKETARKHGCYATFMPKPIFGENGSGMHVHQSLFKNGRNVFYDANDEYHLSAEGKSYIAGILKHAPEFVAVTNQWVNSYKRLVPGYEAPVYIAWARRNRSALVRVPMYKPGKENATRMELRCPDPAANPYLCFAVQLAAGLRGMEEGYELAAPVEEDIFSMDDRQLKRNKIKSLPGSLYEAAINLQKSTFMKEVLGEHLHTALVENKIAEWNEYSTQVTEYELDKYLPVL
- a CDS encoding zinc ABC transporter substrate-binding protein, producing the protein MNKMKFFAAIVLMVLFAIPAQAMSVTVSIAPLKYFSEYIGGDRVQVEVMVAPGASPATYEPKPRQMVSLTKSKLYIAIGVPFERAWLPRMKSANPDMIVVDSTAGMHMLPMISHHHESEGEEPHAVEHSHGIMDPHVWNSPRMARELAANILSALIQADAEGSPVYQKNYGRLMAKIDAVDTEIKGILKGAQGKHFLTYHPSWGYFARDYGLVQVPVELEGKEPGPKDLAEVIALAKEESITAIIVQPQFSDKSAQTIADAIGGQVVVADPLAENWADNLVAIARQFSTTFR
- a CDS encoding HAD family hydrolase codes for the protein MPQLDAIIFDFDGTLADVPLDFDWMKTKIAALGEVFMDERPVPNSKPALEWLEELACQVMKRDRAEGMEFLSRGRLVIAAMELDAARDGALFDFTRPMLTTLKEHGVAAGVITRNISPAVKTVFPDIEDYTRVFIPREDAPKLKPDPAHLYQALTAIGADPKNSLMVGDHPMDVETGRRAGTLCAAVTSGNSEAEAFADLAPDFICTNVAALLDRLVTARLI
- a CDS encoding methyl-accepting chemotaxis protein is translated as MHFKDWSLKLKILLPTFIVVLIVMTASTVILTIKAQDMAVEQATENAQRLAYGHSLEVGETMDLAMTATRTMAAAYEQGANYSPIPDREYLDAFVIDVLERHDELAGAWCTFPPGNFDDREDEYRDTYNGAYRTWYHRDGGTIASSFAGAGNFETEEWFAKPMSGSIETITEPYPWEAGGKKFWLASTGHPIKRNGKNIGIVGVDFYLNDLQKVVNEIKPFGTGYAFLMTNKGTIVAHPDTDKMGKNVSELIDATNANNVVEAARSGKQLAYETVNSQGDWYVTLAPISVGRTGEPWSLAVVIPMDKVLEQADSFAYTSIIMAVIAVSILFVVLLFIANIITKPILKGISLAKSLSEGDLTKDIDVDQKDEIGTLADALRTMTAQLRNVIGNVSSATENVASGSEELAASSQSMAEGASEQAASVEEVSSSMEEMASNIQGTAENASKTEKIATKAALNAEESGKAVSQAMNAMTDIAEKISVIEDIARQTNLLALNAAIEAARAGEHGKGFAVVAAEVRKLAERSGLAASEISELSSSTVHVAKEAGSKLDQLVPDIQETAQLIQEITSASNEQSAGVEQINAAIQQLDNIIQQNASSSEEIASTSESLASESSQLQQAISFFNLGASGHDSHHRAPAKRKPQRQLPSTPTKPTSSGMDLDMGDEGFERF
- the zupT gene encoding zinc transporter ZupT, which gives rise to MDTQTILFAFGLTIFAGLSTGIGSAIAFFARQTNTKFLSLALGFSAGVMIYVSFVEILVKAKDALTSELGGVMAAWITALSFFGGIAFIAIIDKLVPSYENPHEMHSIEEMEQGKENLPKNEAHNFDKLKRTGMFAAIAIAIHNFPEGLATFTAALTDPALGTAIAVAIAIHNIPEGIAVSIPLYYATGDRKKAFFYSFLSGLSEPVGALIGYLILMPFFSPTLFGVLFAGVAGIMVFISFDELLPAAEEFGEHHLSIYGLIAGMAVMALSLLLFL
- a CDS encoding ABC transporter substrate-binding protein, whose protein sequence is MTDFMQAAAEDLGFELDVYYGNRNHVLIDENVEKLFSRKKLPRYVLGMNARGGGESFLARAEAAGVETVFINQGFLEEDQKNVGRPGEKYTRWLFEYLPNDTQAGYVLAKKLIQVAVQDGLVDGDGMVNVIAVSGHEASPASILREKGLQEAVAEFSNTRLRQVVHADWKQDRAKELSKRLMQRYPDTAVVWSASDAMAEGVLESLNELGKRPGTDVLIGGVDWTARALELVKEGEFTVSVGGHFMDGGWALVMLYDAMHGVEVPRSSLSRFFSLTRTNIYSYHSAFDASDWRKIDFTKFSKYLNPTLEKYNFGLEAVLDQVEVLRP
- a CDS encoding DUF362 domain-containing protein; this encodes MASKVFFWNLRASVKAPFDKRMRSLLKAAKGGQHIKEGDLTAIKLHFGEQGTTGFLRPLWIKPILDFVLEAGGKPFLTDASTLYVGQRGEAVSHAMCAARHGWDPLVLDAPVIIADGLRGEYEVAVPVGGKHIEDAYIAGSIAEADFFVSLNHFKGHEMAGYGGALKNIGMGSASKMGKMQQHFSTGPIIDPEACTACEACTKVCKPGALYIASDTGKIALNAEKCVGCGGCFVACRHEGLKVDWKMGVQEFLERMMEYAKGVLATKETPCLHVNFVMDVVPDCDCVGFTDAPICPDIGVMASFDPVAVDQASMDLVNEAQPLYPSQLPFGVIPGQNKFLAIHQHVPESFGLDYAEEIGLGSREYELINL